In Bacteroidales bacterium, a genomic segment contains:
- a CDS encoding RNA polymerase sigma-70 factor has translation MEIKPIHNIKKLDEKSFEELFRLYFTPLTYFAKKYINDIETAKEIVHDVFINLWEKRDTIDLNKPVKSYLFTSVNNKCINYIRDNKKFNHNIIELDNINNDSNWESSDKLVECELEDKINTTINSLPEKCRQIFIMNRFDNLKYKEIANKLGISIKTVEAQMSKALKVLRENLIDYITIIILIIYLINK, from the coding sequence CTTTTGAAGAACTTTTTCGGCTCTATTTCACTCCTTTGACTTATTTCGCAAAAAAATATATAAATGATATTGAAACTGCAAAAGAAATTGTACACGATGTTTTTATTAATCTGTGGGAAAAACGTGATACAATAGATTTAAACAAACCTGTAAAATCATATCTTTTCACATCAGTAAATAATAAGTGTATAAATTATATCAGGGACAATAAAAAATTTAATCACAATATAATTGAATTAGATAACATAAATAATGATTCTAATTGGGAATCTTCTGATAAACTTGTTGAATGTGAATTAGAAGATAAAATAAATACAACTATTAATTCATTACCAGAAAAATGCAGGCAAATATTTATTATGAACCGCTTCGATAACCTAAAATACAAAGAAATAGCCAACAAACTTGGAATTTCTATAAAAACCGTTGAAGCACAAATGTCTAAAGCATTAAAAGTGTTAAGAGAAAATCTAATTGATTATATAACAATAATTATTTTGATTATATATTTGATTAATAAATAA